One Glycine max cultivar Williams 82 chromosome 4, Glycine_max_v4.0, whole genome shotgun sequence DNA segment encodes these proteins:
- the LOC100796917 gene encoding AUGMIN subunit 8 — MDVCESGKNKAPETPRVRPPSVLAEKNNAEKTTRRSRTREISSRYKSPTPASPSAPRRCPSPNLTRTTPASSSHLFPKRSLSTERKRPSTPTSPTPQRPSTPVSVDGKLSSRRLSGTRLPDSLWPSTMRSLSVSFQSDTISIPVSKKEKPVVSASDRTLRPASNVAHKQPETPTIRKPTPERKKSPLKGKNASDQSENSKPLDSLSSRLIDQHRWPNRIGGKVSSNALNRSVDCADIRTLNTSVPGTGVSSLRRLSLSISGESSKPFQRASNDAVRLLSLVGSGRIGSEVKSVDDCLPQELRPHKSFAATPTDKAGLAFAGVRSQSLFAPGSRLPSPSRTSVLSSSSSRGVSPSRSRPSTPPSRGVSPSRIRPTNSSIQSNNSISVLSFIADFKKGKKGAAYIEDAHQLRLLYNRYLQWRFVNARAEAVLYIQNAIVEKTLYNVWITTLSLWESVIRKRINLQQLKLELKLNSVMNDQMTYLDDWAVLERDHIDAVSKAVEDLEASTLRLPVTGGAMSDIEHLKVAICQAVDVMQAMASAICSLLSQVEGMNNLISEVAAIAVQEKTMLDECEMLLASVAAMQVEESSLRTHLMQIMQALGMSK, encoded by the exons atggatgtatgtgaatcagGGAAGAACAAAGCTCCAGAGACCCCAAGAGTAAGACCACCCTCGGTTCTGGCAGAAAAGAACAATGCAGAAAAGACCACCAGACGCTCAAGAACAAGGGAAATTAGTTCTAGATACAAATCCCCTACTCCTGCTAGCCCTTCTGCTCCTCGTAGATGCCCTTCACCAAACCTTACAAGAACAACGCCTGCGTCATCCTCTCACTTGTTTCCAAAGAGGTCTCTCTCCACAGAAAGGAAGAGGCCCTCAACTCCGACTTCCCCAACGCCACAAAGACCTTCTACGCCTGTATCTGTTGATGGGAAATTGTCATCCAGAAGACTATCGGGTACCCGTTTGCCGGACAGTCTATGGCCTTCCACTATGCGAAGTCTGAGTGTTTCTTTCCAGTCAGATACCATTTCCATACCTGTTAGCAAGAAAGAGAAGCCCGTTGTTAGTGCTTCAGACCGCACTCTGCGCCCGGCTTCAAATGTGGCACACAAGCAGCCTGAAACTCCAACCATAAGAAAGCCTACGccagagagaaagaaaagtccCCTTAAAGGGAAGAATGCTTCTGATCAGTCTGAGAATTCAAAACCACTTGATAGCTTGTCTTCTCGGTTAATAGATCAGCATCGGTGGCCAAATAGAATAGGTGGGAAGGTATCTTCTAATGCATTAAACAGAAGTGTTGATTGTGCTGATATCAGAACGTTGAACACTTCAGTTCCGGGAACTGGTGTTTCTTCACTGAGAAGATTGTCATTGTCTATATCAGGTGAATCCAGTAAACCCTTCCAAAGGGCTTCTAATGACGCTGTAAGGCTATTGTCGCTTGTTGGAAGTGGCAGAATAGGAAGTGAGGTGAAATCAGTTGATGACTGTTTGCCACAAGAACTAAGACCTCACAAATCTTTTGCTGCAACTCCAACCGATAAAGCAGGACTTGCATTTGCTGGAGTCAGATCTCAGTCCTTGTTTGCTCCTGGATCACGACTGCCCTCACCTAGTAGGACCTCAGTGCTATCCTCTTCTAGTTCAAGAGGTGTCAGTCCATCTAGGTCAAGACCATCAACTCCTCCTTCTAGGGGGGTTAGTCCATCTCGAATTAGACCAACCAATTCATCCATTCAATCAAACAATTCAATTTCAGTGCTCAGCTTTATTGCTGAttttaaaaaagggaaaaagggtGCAGCCTACATAGAAGATGCTCACCAATTACGTCTTCTCTACAACAGATACTTGCAATGGAGGTTTGTCAATGCAAGAGCTGAGGCTGTACTTTATATCCAAAATGCAATTGTGGAG AAAACTCTATATAATGTATGGATTACTACTTTGTCCCTGTGGGAGTCTGTTATTAGGAAGAGGATCAATCTTCAGCAGCTGAAGCTCGAACTTAAGCTGAACTCTGTTATGAATGATCAA ATGACTTACCTTGATGATTGGGCTGTACTTGAAAGAGATCATATTGATGCTGTATCTAAGGCTGTGGAAGACTTGGAGGCCAGCACTCTTCGTCTTCCTGTAACTGGAGGAGCAATG TCAGATATTGAGCATTTGAAGGTTGCTATCTGTCAAGCTGTTGATGTTATGCAAGCAATGGCATCTGCAATCTGCTCTTTGCTCTCGCAG GTTGAGGGCATGAACAATTTAATTTCTGAAGTTGCTGCCATAGCAGTGCAAGAAAAGACCATGCTTGATGAATGTGAAATGCTACTGGCTTCAGTAGCAGCTATGCAG GTTGAGGAAAGTAGCCTTCGGACGCATCTTATgcaaatcatgcaagctttgggGATGAGCAAGTAA